In the Butyricicoccus intestinisimiae genome, CAACGATGATCTCCAGATGGAGCTCACCCATACCAGCAATGATGGTCTGACCGGTCTCTTCGTCGGTGTAGGTCTTGAAGGTCGGGTCTTCTTCTGCCAGCTTAGCCAGCGCGATACCCATCTTTTCCTGACCTGCCTTGGTCTTCGGCTCGATAGCAACACGGATAACCGGATCCGGGAAGTCCATAGACTCCAGGATGATCGGGTGCTTTTCGTCGCACAGCGTGTCGCCGGTGGTGGTGTTCTTGAAGCCTACAGCGGCTGCAATATCGCCGGAGTATACCTTGGTGATATCCTCACGATGGTTTGCATGCATCAGCAGGATTCGACCCATTCTCTCGCGCTTGTCCTTGGTAGCGTTGAGAACGGAAGTACCAGCCTCAAGAGTACCGGAGTATACGCGGAAGAAGGACAGACGGCCAACGAACGGGTCGGTGGCAATCTTGAACGCCAGTGCAGAGAACGGAGCCTCGTCATCGGACGGACGCTCATCCTCTTCGTCGGTATCCGGATTGACACCCTTGATCGGCGGGATATCAATCGGAGCCGGCATGTAATCAACAATTGCATCCAGAAGCATCTGAACGCCCTTGTTGCGGTAAGCGGTACCACACAGTACCGGAACCAGCTTGTTGTCGATGGTAGCCTTGCGGAGTGCCTTCTTCAGATCCTCAACCGGAATCTCTTCGCCCTCCAGGTACATCATCATCAGATCTTCGTCGGTATCGCAGATCAGCTCTACCATCTCGTCATGGTACTGCTGTGCCTTCTCAACCATATCTGCCGGGATGTCCTCATCACGGACGTCCTTGCCGAGGTCATCATAGTAAACCTCTGCGCGCATGGTCATCAGGTCGATGATGCCAACGAAATCGCTCTCAGCGCCGATCGGCAGCTGAATCGGAACCGGAACGCACTTCAGGCGATCCTTCATCATCTGAACAACGTTATAGAAGTTTGCGCCCATGATGTCCATCTTGTTGACGAACGCCATACGCGGAACCATATAATCGTTAGCCTGGTGCCATACAGTCTCGGACTGCGGCTCTACGCCACCCTTTGCGCAGAATACACAAACGGAACCGTCCAGTACGCGCAGGGAACGCTGTACTTCTACAGTGAAGTCAACGTGACCCGGGGTGTCGATGATGTTGATTCGGTTGCCCTTCCAGTGGCAGGTAGTAGCAGCGGAAGTGATCGTGATGCCACGTTCCTTCTCCTGTACCATCCAGTCCATCTGGGAAGCGCCTTCATGGGTCTCACCGATCTTGTGGGTACGACCAGTGTAGTACAGAATACGCTCTGTAGTAGTGGTCTTACCAGCATCGATATGAGCCATGATACCAATGTTTCTAGTATTTTCCAGTGAAAACTCTCTTGGCATGGTATTTCTCCTTTCGTAAAGTCACCCGGTTACAGATTAGTATCTGTAATGAGCAAATGCCTTGTTAGCCTCTGCCATCTTATGGGTATCTTCACGCTTCTTAACAGAACCGCCCAGATTGTTCACTGCATCCATGATCTCGCCAGCCAGTCTCTCTGCCATTGTTCTCTCGGAACGAGCACGGGAGTACTTGGTGATCCAGCGCAGACCCAGAGTCTGACGTCTTTCCGGACGAACTTCCATCGGAACCTGGTAGGTAGCACCGCCGACACGGCGAGCCTTAACTTCCAGGGACGGCATGATGTTATCCATAGCCTCGATAAATACTTCTAACGGATCGCGGCCAGACTTCTCCTTCACGATGTCAAAAGCACCGTAAACAACCTTCTGAGCAACACCCTTCTTGCCATCCAGCATGATGGAGTTAATCAGCTTGGTAACGAGCTGGGAACCGTAGATCGGATCCGCCAGAACTTCTCTCTTGGGAACAAAACCTCTTCTTGGCACGATACTTCCCTCCTTCACAATAATGATTTCATAGGTACTTCAAAAGCCACCCCTGGCTTTTGTCATCGCCTGTCCGAGGTGTCTGAAATAAAATCTATTCAAACAACGCTCAGGACAAAGCTTTTTTTGCTTTGCTGAACTGTGTTCAAGTCAAACGCACGGGTGATGTGTGGGTTTTAGGCTCTTAGGCTTACTTGCCTGCCTTCGGACGCTTTGCGCCGTACTTGGAACGAGCCTGATTGCGGTTTGCAACGCCCTGGGTATCCAGAGTGCCGCGGATGATGTGGTAACGTACACCCGGAAGGTCCTTGACACGACCGCCGCGTACCATTACTACGGAATGCTCCTGCAGGTTGTGGCCGATACCCGGGATGTAAGCGGAAACTTCCATACCGTTGGTCAGCTTAACACGGGCTACCTTACGCAGTGCGGAGTTCGGCTTCTTCGGAGTCATGGTCTTAACAGTAGTGCATACGCCTCTCTTCTGCGGAGAAGACTGCTTGGTCTCCTTCTTCTTCAGAGAGTTCAGACCTACCTGAAGTGCCGGGGCAGTGGACTTGTACTCAGTTTCCTTTCTACCCTTGCGAACGAGCTGGTTAAAGGTTGGCATTTAACTTGCACCTCCTTCAAAAGATTGAATAGATTTATATTTCAGCGGGAATTTGTCCCGTTAAAATCAGTCGATAACGGTGACGACTGCTGCGCCGACTGCAATGCCGACCGCGCTTCCAAGTTCCTTCATTGTCGAAACTTCTGTCACCGGAACATTGTGTGCTTCACACAGTTCATAGATCGGTGCGGTAATCCGACGCTCTGCGTCCGCCGCAATGAATGCATGTGTTGCACTGCCGTCACGGATGACTTTTTTTGACTGCTTGACGCCGACGACCTTTGCCGCCGAGGACAGCTGAGAGAGCATAGATATACCTCCTTATCGCATACCCGTTTATTTTACCCCATAAGTCGCATCCTGTCAATGCTTTTTTTCCGAATTCTACGAACCTGAAAACAGGATGTCCTTCTTTTCGGAATTTATGCGTAATATTGCACAAACGACAAGAAACTTCCTATGAAACGGCAAAATTTTCCGGTTTTTCGCATATGCAGGACACGTTCTCTATTCCTGCATATAGTTATCGAAAAAGACCCTTCAGATCGTAGAAAAGTCCTTTTTCGTACAGCAATTGATATTTTTTCTGTGCGGATACCGTCGAACGCCGGTAGACCTCTGCATGATAGTCCTGATATCCCGCAGCCAAAAACGCACAGAGACACACTGCAAGCACCATTGTGCACGCGATTTGCTTTTTCTTCACAGCCTCCGCAATCCACAGCCATACGGCATACAGAAGCAGCGCCGCGGCTGTCAGACAAAACAGATACAGGCCATACGTTGCGAACCGGCTGTAATACAACTGTTTTTTGCACGCACCGTGCAGCACGGCATCTATGCGCGCGAGATGCACACCGTACAAAATCAGCGCCAGCGCCACGAAAAAGCACGTGTATTTCCAGATTTTCTCGTGTTTCATAACAAAAAACTCCCTCTCGGGGATTGTGTTTACTTGACACAGTATAGCACACCATACCGAAAATTTCATCTGTGAAAGTTGACAAAAATCCCCTCGGAGAAATCCGAGGGGATTTTCATATCTATAAAGATCGTTTAGTCCATATTGTGGATCTCTTCGTAATGACCGTTGCGGTATTCCTTCAGACCAGAGCCTGCCGGAATCAGCTTACCGATCAGAACGTTCTCCTTCAGACCGGTCAGCGGATCGATCTTACCCTTGATTGCAGCATCGGTCAGGACACGCGTGGTCTCCTGGAAGGATGCAGCGGACAGGAAAGACTCGGTAGCCAGTGCAGCCTTTGTGATACCCATGAGTACCGGAGAAGCGGTTGCAAAGGTCAGTCCGGTTTCGCCTGCGTCCATGCGCTCCTGTACCTTCTCGTTTGCATCTTCCAGCTCGAGAATGGTCAGCATTGCGCCCGGCAGCAGATCGGTGTCGCCTGCGTCCTCAACCTTGATCTTGCGCATCATCTGACGAACAATAACTTCAATATGCTTGTCGTTCAGATCTACACCCTGCTGACGGTATACCTTCTGAACTTCCTTCAGCAGGTAATCCTCAACGGCACGCGGATTCAGGATACGCAGAATGTCATGCGGATTCAGAGCGCCTTCATTGAGCTGGAAGCCCTGCGGAATGACATCGCCATCATGTACGCGAATGCCAGAGGAAGAAGCCAGCTGGTAGCTCTTGGTCTCGCCAGTCTGCTGGTTGACAACGTTTACGGTACGAACCGTGGTACGCTTGGACTCTTCAATGGTAACTACGCCGCCGATTTCAGCCAGAGTAGCAACCTTCTTCGGCTTTCTAGCCTCGAACAGTTCTTCAACTCGCGGAAGACCCTGCGTAATATCGGAACCTGCGATACCGCCGGAATGGAAGGTACGCATGGTAAGCTGGGTGCCCGGCTCGCCGATGGACTGTGCTGCGATAACGCCGACAGCCTCGCCCATTGCGCACTCTGCATTGAATGCCAGGTTGGAACCATAGCAGTGTGCACAAACGCCCTTGCGTGCACGGCACTGCAGAACGGTACGAATCTGTACCTTCTTGATGCCAGCGGCAACGATGCGCTCTGCATCCTGCTCGTTCATCATATCTTCCTTGTGCTGGAGAATCTCACCGGTCTCCGGATGAACCACATCGTCAACCGGGTAACGGCCAACCAGACGCTCAGCCAGCGGCTCGATGCAGGAATTGCCTTCCATGATGTCCTCGACCCAAATACCGATCTTCGCGCCGCAGTCTTCCTCACGGATGATAACTTCCTGAGATACGTCAACCATTCGACGGGTCAGGTAACCAGAGTCGGCGGTACGCAGTGCGGTATCTGCCAAGCCCTTACGAGCGCCTCGAGCGGAGATGAAGTACTCCAATACCGACAGACCCTCACGGAAGTTTGACTTAACCGGAATCTCGATGGTACGGCCGGCTGCGTTTGCCATCAGACCTCGCATACCTGCCAGCTGACGGATCTGGTTGATAGAACCTCGCGCACCAGACTGTGCCATCATGTGAATCGGGTTAAAGCGGTCGCTTTCCATCTTTTCCTGCAGTGCGTCGGTTACAACCTTGGTGGTCTCCTCCCACTCCTTAACAACCAGACGATAACGCTCGGTGTCCGTGATGAAGCCGCGCTTGTACTTGCGGTCAATTGCTGCAACCTTCTTCTCAGAAGCTTCGATCAAGCTCTGCTTCTGCTCCGGAACAGCGATATCAGAGAAGGATACGGTCAGCGCACCCTTGGTAGAGTACTTATAGCCCATTGCCTTGATGGCGTCCAGCACCTCAGCGGTGGTGTTAAAGCCATGCTTGCGAATGCACTTGTCAATGATCTTGCCCAGCTGCTTCTTGCCGCAAGTCTGCATGATTTCCAGCTTGAGCATATCTTCCTTGGTATGTCTCTCGATAAAGCCCAGATCCTGCGGAATCTTCTGGTTGAAGATCAGGCGGCCTGCGGTTGCATCGACGATGCCGGTAACGGTCTCGCCGTCTACGACAACGCTTCTGCGTACCTTAATCGGTGCATGAATACCGATAACACCCTCATCGTATGCCATCAGAGCCTCGTCCTCATTGCGGAATACCTTGCCAGCACCCTTTTCGGTGTCGCGGTCGATGGTCAGATAATAAGAACCAAGTACCATATCCTGAGACGGTACGGTTACCGGCTTGCCGTCCTGCGGCTTGAGCAGGTTGTTGGCAGACAGCATCAGCAGACGTGCTTCAGCCTGTGCCTCAACAGACAGCGGCAGATGCACAGCCATCTGGTCACCGTCGAAGTCGGCGTTAAATGCGGTACAAACCAGCGGATGCAGCTTGATTGCACGGCCTTCTACCAGAATCGGCTCGAATGCTTCGATACCCAGACGGTGCAGCGTCGGTGCACGGTTGAGCAGAACCGGATGACCCTTGATGACGGTCTCGAGTGCGTCCCAAACCTCCGGCTTGCCGCGCTCTACCATCTTCTTGGCAGACTTGATGTTGGATGCAACACCGGTCTGAACCAGACGCTTCATGATAAACGGCTTGAACAGCTCGATTGCCATTTCCTTCGGCAGGCCGCACTGATAAATCTTCAGATCCGGACCTACGACGATTACGGAACGGCCGGAGTAGTCAACACGCTTGCCCAGCAGGTTCTGACGGAAACGTCCCTGCTTGCCCTTCAGCATATCGGAGAGCGACTTGAGCGGGCGGTTGTTCGGGCCGGTTACCGGACGGCCGCGGCGGCCGTTGTCGATCAGCGCGTCAACTGCTTCCTGCAGCATGCGCTTCTCATTGCGAACAATGATGTCCGGAGCGCCCAGCTCCAGCAAGCGCTTCAGACGGTTATTTCTGTTGATAACGCGGCGATACAGATCGTTCAGGTCGGAAGTCGCAAAACGACCGCCGTCCAGCTGTACCATCGGACGGATTTCCGGCGGGATGACCGGAACAACGTCCATAATCATCCACTCCGGACGGTTGCCGGACTGGCGGAATGCCTCGACAACCTCCAAACGCTTGATAATGCGAACGCGCTTCTGACCCGTTGCATTCTTCAGCTCAGCCTTGAGATCTGCGCTTAGCTGCTCCAGATCCAATTCCTTCAGCAGCTTCTGGATTGCCTCAGCACCCATAGCAGCTTCGAAATCGTCCTCGAACTTCTCGCGCATGTCGCGGTACTCGCGCTCGGTCAGAATCTGCTTCTTAATCAGACCGGTGCCCTCGCCCGGATCGGTTACGATGTATGCTGCAAAGTACAGCACCTTCTCCAAAAGACGCGGGGACATGTCCAGAATCAGACCCATGCGGGACGGAATGCCCTTAAAGTACCAGATGTGAGATACCGGAGCTGCCAGCTCGATATGACCCATGCGCTCACGGCGTACCTTGGACTTGGTAACTTCAACACCGCAGCGCTCACAGATCTTGCCCTTATAGCGAACCTTCTTGTAGCGTCCGCAGTGGCACTCCCAGTCCTTCTGCGGTCCAAAGATGCGCTCACAGAACAGACCGTCGCGCTCCGGCTTCAGTGTTCTATAGTTGATGGTTTCCGGCTTCTTGACCTCGCCGTAAGACCACTCGCGGATGAGCTCCGGCGAAGCAAGGCCGATTTTAATTGCATTAAACGTATTGTATCCCATGCTTACTCCTCCGTATCGCTGTCAAAACCGTCGTCGCTGCCGAACAGATCGTCTGCATCTGCACTGGTGTCGGTGTAAGCCGCGTCATCTTCCATCAGCGGATGATCGCCGTCTTCTGCATCCGAAACACCGTAGCCGGCTGCTTCAAACTCCTCAGCGGTTGCATGAGAGCGGTTCTCGCGCTCAACCTGGCTGAAGTTGGTGGTTTCATCATCGTCGTCGGTCAGAATGATTTCCTCACCCTGCTCGTCCAGTACACGAATATCCAAGCACAGGGACTGCAGTTCCTTGATGAGTACCTTGAAGGATTCCGGAATACCGGCTGCCGGGATGTTGTGACCCTTGACAATTGCCTCGTAGGTCTTGACACGGCCGACAATATCGTCGGACTTGACGGTCAGGATTTCCTGCAGGGTGTACGCTGCGCCGTATGCCTCGAGGGCCCAAACTTCCATCTCGCCGAAACGCTGGCCGCCGAACTGTGCCTTGCCGCCGAGCGGCTGCTGGGTTACCAGAGAGTACGGGCCGGTAGAACGTGCATGAATCTTATCATCAACCAGATGATGCAGCTTCAGGTAATACATGTAACCAACGGTTACTTCGTTGTCAAACTTCTCGCCGGTACGTCCGTCATACAGAACAGACTTACCGTTCGGGTTCTTGCCAGCTGCCTTGAGGGCATCGGCAATGTCCTGCTCGCTCGCGCCGTCAAATACCGGAGTCGCAATCTTCCAGCCCATGCTCATTGCAGCATAGCCCAGATGTACTTCCAGTACCTGTCCGATGTTCATTCGGGACGGCACGCCCAACGGGTTCAGCACGATATCCAGCGGAGTACCGTCTTCGAGGAACGGCATATCCTCCTGCGGCAGAATGCGGGAAACAACACCCTTGTTACCATGGCGGCCTGCCATCTTATCGCCGACAGAGATCTTTCTCTTCTGTGCGATATAAACGCGAACCGTCATGTTTACGCCTGGAGACATGTCATCTCCGCCCTCACGGGTGAATACCTTGACATCGACAACGATGCCGGCCTCACCGTGCGGTGCGCGCAGAGAGGTATCACGCACTTCGCGTGCCTTCTCGCCGAAGATAGCGCGCAGCAGGCGCTCTTCTGCGGTCAGCTCGGTCTCGCCCTTCGGGGTAACCTTACCAACCAGAATATCACCGGAATGAACCTCAGCGCCGATGCGGATAATGCCGCGCTCGTCCAGATCACGCAGTGCGTCATCACCGACGTTCGGAATGTCACGGGTGATTTCTTCCGGTCCCAGCTTGGTGTCACGGGACTCGGATTCGTATTCTTCAATATGAATTGAGGTGTATACGTCGTCACGAACCAGACGCTCGTTGAGCAGTACAGCATCCTCGTAGTTATAACCTTCCCAGGTCATGAAGCCGATCAGTGCGTTCTTGCCCAGTGCAACTTCGCCGTTGCAGGTAGCCGGACCGTCAGCCAGTACATCGCCCTTCTTGACGCGCTCGCCCAGATTGACAATCGGACGCTGGTTGATACAGGTGGACTGATTGGAACGCAGGAACTTGGTCAGACGATAGGTCTTTTCGCCCATCGTGTCGTAGTTTACGGTCACTTCACGCGCGGTAACGCGGGTAACGGTACCGTCACCCTCTGCCAGCGGAACAATGCCGGAGTCTACACATGCCTTGTACTCCATGCCGGTACCGACAGCCGGAGCCTCGGTCTTGAGCAGCGGCACAGCCTGACGCTGCATGTTCGCGCCCATCAGTGCACGGTTTGCGTCATCGTGATCCAGGAACGGAATCATGGCAGTTGCAACCGATACCATCATGCGCGGAGATACGTCCATCAGATCGACATCCTGACGGTCTACTTCGACGATTTCTTCGCGGCAGCGGCAGGTGATACGCGGGTTTGCGAGGCAGCCGTTTTCATCCAGCGGCTCGTATGCCTGGCATACGGTGTATTCATCCTCGACATCAGCGGTCATGTACTGAATTTCATCGGTGACACGGCCGGTTTCCTTATCAATGAAACGATACGGTGCTTCTACAAAGCCGAAATCGTTGATGCGTGCGTAGGTTGCGAGGTAAGAGATCAGACCGATGTTCGGACCTTCTGGGGTCTCAATCGGGCACATACGGCCGTAGTGGCTGTAATGTACATCTCGAACTTCAAAGGATGCACGGTCACGGGACAGACCGCCAGGACCCAATGCGGACATACGGCGCTTGTGCGTCAGCTCAGACAGCGGGTTGTTCTGGTCCATGAACTGGGACAGCGGAGAAGATCCGAAGAACTCCTTGATTGCCGCAGTGACCGGACGAATGTTAATCAGGGACTGCGGGGTAACGATGTCCAGATCCTGAATGGTCATGCGCTCACGAATGACACGCTCCATACGGGAGAAGCCGATGCGGAACTGGTTCTGCAGCAGCTCACCAACGCAGCGCAGACGACGGTTGCCCAGATGGTCGATGTCGTCGGTGTTGCCGATGTCATGGCCAAGACCCAGCAGATAGCAGATGGATGCCAGCATATCATCAACGATGATGTGCTTCGGAATCAAATCATCCTTGGCAGCCTTGATGTCGTCAATCAGCTCGTCCTCGCTCTTGCCCTCGGTCTGTGCATTTTCCAGCAGCTCCTTGAGCACTTCAAAGCGAACCTTTTCCTTAATGCCGCACTTCTCCTGCGGGTTAAAGGAAACGAAGTCCTTCATGTCAACCATGCCGTTGCCGAATACCTTGACCTTGGTGCCGTCATTTGCTTCGATGATGGTGCCGTGTACGCCGCGGCGTGCAATTTCATT is a window encoding:
- the rpoB gene encoding DNA-directed RNA polymerase subunit beta, translating into MANEATINGVHVHDVQYGRTTRKSFARIPEVLEMPNLIEVQKKSYEWFLTDGLREVFEDVACITDYTGNLELSFIDYKLDDEPKYSVEECKARDATYACPLRVRMRLRYRETGEIKEQELFMGDFPKMTDSGTFIINGAERVIVSQIVRSPGVYYGMTLDKTDKPLLSATVIPYRGAWLEYETDSNDVFYVRIDKNRKIPITSFIRAIGVETDAEIIEMFGEDERILATLDKDPSKTVEEALIEIYKKLRPGEPPTVDSSRSLLNALFFDTRRYDISAVGRYKYNKKLNIARRLAGHTLCETVTDPMTGEIIAEEGTLCSRELANEIARRGVHGTIIEANDGTKVKVFGNGMVDMKDFVSFNPQEKCGIKEKVRFEVLKELLENAQTEGKSEDELIDDIKAAKDDLIPKHIIVDDMLASICYLLGLGHDIGNTDDIDHLGNRRLRCVGELLQNQFRIGFSRMERVIRERMTIQDLDIVTPQSLINIRPVTAAIKEFFGSSPLSQFMDQNNPLSELTHKRRMSALGPGGLSRDRASFEVRDVHYSHYGRMCPIETPEGPNIGLISYLATYARINDFGFVEAPYRFIDKETGRVTDEIQYMTADVEDEYTVCQAYEPLDENGCLANPRITCRCREEIVEVDRQDVDLMDVSPRMMVSVATAMIPFLDHDDANRALMGANMQRQAVPLLKTEAPAVGTGMEYKACVDSGIVPLAEGDGTVTRVTAREVTVNYDTMGEKTYRLTKFLRSNQSTCINQRPIVNLGERVKKGDVLADGPATCNGEVALGKNALIGFMTWEGYNYEDAVLLNERLVRDDVYTSIHIEEYESESRDTKLGPEEITRDIPNVGDDALRDLDERGIIRIGAEVHSGDILVGKVTPKGETELTAEERLLRAIFGEKAREVRDTSLRAPHGEAGIVVDVKVFTREGGDDMSPGVNMTVRVYIAQKRKISVGDKMAGRHGNKGVVSRILPQEDMPFLEDGTPLDIVLNPLGVPSRMNIGQVLEVHLGYAAMSMGWKIATPVFDGASEQDIADALKAAGKNPNGKSVLYDGRTGEKFDNEVTVGYMYYLKLHHLVDDKIHARSTGPYSLVTQQPLGGKAQFGGQRFGEMEVWALEAYGAAYTLQEILTVKSDDIVGRVKTYEAIVKGHNIPAAGIPESFKVLIKELQSLCLDIRVLDEQGEEIILTDDDDETTNFSQVERENRSHATAEEFEAAGYGVSDAEDGDHPLMEDDAAYTDTSADADDLFGSDDGFDSDTEE
- the rpsG gene encoding 30S ribosomal protein S7 translates to MPRRGFVPKREVLADPIYGSQLVTKLINSIMLDGKKGVAQKVVYGAFDIVKEKSGRDPLEVFIEAMDNIMPSLEVKARRVGGATYQVPMEVRPERRQTLGLRWITKYSRARSERTMAERLAGEIMDAVNNLGGSVKKREDTHKMAEANKAFAHYRY
- the rpsL gene encoding 30S ribosomal protein S12, whose amino-acid sequence is MPTFNQLVRKGRKETEYKSTAPALQVGLNSLKKKETKQSSPQKRGVCTTVKTMTPKKPNSALRKVARVKLTNGMEVSAYIPGIGHNLQEHSVVMVRGGRVKDLPGVRYHIIRGTLDTQGVANRNQARSKYGAKRPKAGK
- the fusA gene encoding elongation factor G, whose protein sequence is MPREFSLENTRNIGIMAHIDAGKTTTTERILYYTGRTHKIGETHEGASQMDWMVQEKERGITITSAATTCHWKGNRINIIDTPGHVDFTVEVQRSLRVLDGSVCVFCAKGGVEPQSETVWHQANDYMVPRMAFVNKMDIMGANFYNVVQMMKDRLKCVPVPIQLPIGAESDFVGIIDLMTMRAEVYYDDLGKDVRDEDIPADMVEKAQQYHDEMVELICDTDEDLMMMYLEGEEIPVEDLKKALRKATIDNKLVPVLCGTAYRNKGVQMLLDAIVDYMPAPIDIPPIKGVNPDTDEEDERPSDDEAPFSALAFKIATDPFVGRLSFFRVYSGTLEAGTSVLNATKDKRERMGRILLMHANHREDITKVYSGDIAAAVGFKNTTTGDTLCDEKHPIILESMDFPDPVIRVAIEPKTKAGQEKMGIALAKLAEEDPTFKTYTDEETGQTIIAGMGELHLEIIVDRLLREFKVEANVGKPQVAYKETIRRKADVETKYARQSGGKGQYGHVKITLEPNEPGAGYEFVNAVVGGAIPKEYIEPVNQGIQGAMQNGILAGYPVVDCKVTLYDGSYHEVDSSEMAFKIAGSMAFKEAMKKADPVLTEPIMQVDVMVPEEYMGDVIGDLNSRRGQIQGMEPRGAVQAISAKVPLSEMFGYATDLRSRSQGRGQYVMQPSHYAEIPKSIADKIISNRNKSQG
- a CDS encoding L7Ae/L30e/S12e/Gadd45 family ribosomal protein, with amino-acid sequence MLSQLSSAAKVVGVKQSKKVIRDGSATHAFIAADAERRITAPIYELCEAHNVPVTEVSTMKELGSAVGIAVGAAVVTVID
- the rpoC gene encoding DNA-directed RNA polymerase subunit beta' — encoded protein: MGYNTFNAIKIGLASPELIREWSYGEVKKPETINYRTLKPERDGLFCERIFGPQKDWECHCGRYKKVRYKGKICERCGVEVTKSKVRRERMGHIELAAPVSHIWYFKGIPSRMGLILDMSPRLLEKVLYFAAYIVTDPGEGTGLIKKQILTEREYRDMREKFEDDFEAAMGAEAIQKLLKELDLEQLSADLKAELKNATGQKRVRIIKRLEVVEAFRQSGNRPEWMIMDVVPVIPPEIRPMVQLDGGRFATSDLNDLYRRVINRNNRLKRLLELGAPDIIVRNEKRMLQEAVDALIDNGRRGRPVTGPNNRPLKSLSDMLKGKQGRFRQNLLGKRVDYSGRSVIVVGPDLKIYQCGLPKEMAIELFKPFIMKRLVQTGVASNIKSAKKMVERGKPEVWDALETVIKGHPVLLNRAPTLHRLGIEAFEPILVEGRAIKLHPLVCTAFNADFDGDQMAVHLPLSVEAQAEARLLMLSANNLLKPQDGKPVTVPSQDMVLGSYYLTIDRDTEKGAGKVFRNEDEALMAYDEGVIGIHAPIKVRRSVVVDGETVTGIVDATAGRLIFNQKIPQDLGFIERHTKEDMLKLEIMQTCGKKQLGKIIDKCIRKHGFNTTAEVLDAIKAMGYKYSTKGALTVSFSDIAVPEQKQSLIEASEKKVAAIDRKYKRGFITDTERYRLVVKEWEETTKVVTDALQEKMESDRFNPIHMMAQSGARGSINQIRQLAGMRGLMANAAGRTIEIPVKSNFREGLSVLEYFISARGARKGLADTALRTADSGYLTRRMVDVSQEVIIREEDCGAKIGIWVEDIMEGNSCIEPLAERLVGRYPVDDVVHPETGEILQHKEDMMNEQDAERIVAAGIKKVQIRTVLQCRARKGVCAHCYGSNLAFNAECAMGEAVGVIAAQSIGEPGTQLTMRTFHSGGIAGSDITQGLPRVEELFEARKPKKVATLAEIGGVVTIEESKRTTVRTVNVVNQQTGETKSYQLASSSGIRVHDGDVIPQGFQLNEGALNPHDILRILNPRAVEDYLLKEVQKVYRQQGVDLNDKHIEVIVRQMMRKIKVEDAGDTDLLPGAMLTILELEDANEKVQERMDAGETGLTFATASPVLMGITKAALATESFLSAASFQETTRVLTDAAIKGKIDPLTGLKENVLIGKLIPAGSGLKEYRNGHYEEIHNMD